The sequence GAAAGAGAAACGAGATACTCAGGAAGACGGCGATCAGAAACATTCCCGCCGGGTGAATGGTTGGAATCCGGCCTGTGAGGATCGCGGCCTTAAGATTCATCAGGCCGGCGATGGGCAGCCAGCCTTCAACGCCGGCGGGGCGTGCGACATAGCGGGTGGCTTCGGCGGTCTCGTAGTAGCGCACCCAGAAATAGAACTGGACGCCGATGATGACGTTGAGAATCAAAAAGGCGATCTGCAAGGAGCGGCGGAGCGGCTGGGAGCGGTCGGACTTGAGGCGGCGGATGAGTTTCTTCTTTGGTCGGGCCTGAGGTGGGGATTCGGGCGCGACTTCGGAGATGGTGAGTCGGGCAGACATGGAGGTTTGTTTTCTCAGAGAAGCTTAGGGGTGGAACCTCACTGGGGTCTGTGATGGAAGTCACGGGGGTGGTTATGGGGCGCCCTGTCGAGGCTGCGCCTCGACCTCTGACCCTAGCCAAAGACGGGCTAGGATGGGGCACCCTCCGGGTCCATAAACACCAGGTCTTTCGACTCGGACGGGGATCGCTTCACCCGGTCCTCGCTCAAGATGACAGCGTGAAGGTTGTTGATCCAGGGGGGACAGGCAATATTGGCTGTCCCACACCAGTTCGCCGGCAGCTTCTATTTCAGCGATGCCAGGTCGATCACGAAGCGGTACTTCACATCGCCTTTCAGCAGCCGCTCGTAAGCCTGATTGATCTGCTGAATCGGGATCATTTCGATGTCGGAGGTGATGCCGTGCTCGGCGCAGAAATCCAGCATCTCCTGGGTCTCGCGCAGACCGCCGATAAGAGAACCCGCCAGTTGATGCCGCCCAAAGAGCAGGCTAAACGCTGAGATGGGCAGCGGATTCGGCGATGCGCCGACCATCGTGAGCGTCCCGTCAAGCTTCAGCAGGTCGAGATAGGCGTTGACGTTGTGATCGCCGGAGGCGGTGTCGAGAATAAAGTTGAAACTGCCGCGGTGCTTCTGCATTTCGGCATCGTTCCTGGAGACCACGACTTCATCCGCGCCGAGCCGCAATCCGTCGGCAATCTTGTTCGGCGAGGTGGTAAACAGAACCACATGCGCGCCGAATGCCTTGGCGAATTTCACTCCCATGTGGCCCAGGCCGCCGAGGCCCACGACGCCCACTTTTTGTCCTTTCCGCACGTTCCAGTGGCGCAGCGGTGAATAAGTCGTAATGCCGGCGCAGAGCAGCGGAGCTGTGCCTGGGAGATTTGCCTGGTTGGAAACGCGCAGCACGAAGGCTTCGTCCACCACCATGCTGTCGGAATAGCCGCCGTAAGTGACGCCCCCGAGTATCTTGTCTTCGCCGTTATAGGTGAATGTGGGCACGCTTTCACAGAACTGCTCTACTCCTGCGCGGCAGTTGGCGCAGGTGCGGTCGGAATCGACCAGGCAACCGACGGCGGCGTAGTCGCCTTCCTTGAATTTCTTGACCGCACTGCCAACTTTGGTCACACGTCCCACGATTTCATGACCGGGAACACAGGGGTAGACCGTGGCCATGAAGTTTTCCCACTCATTGCGCACGGTGTGCAGGTCGGAGTGGCAAACCCCACAGTAAAGAATTTCGATCTGCACGTCCTGGGGCCGTGGAGCGCGGCGCTTGATTGCCAGCGGCGCGAGGCCCGAGTTTGGGGATTGGGCGCCAAAGGCTTTTGCGG comes from Terriglobales bacterium and encodes:
- a CDS encoding NAD(P)-dependent alcohol dehydrogenase, whose translation is MNQSTSAVATRDELAAGRTYPAKAFGAQSPNSGLAPLAIKRRAPRPQDVQIEILYCGVCHSDLHTVRNEWENFMATVYPCVPGHEIVGRVTKVGSAVKKFKEGDYAAVGCLVDSDRTCANCRAGVEQFCESVPTFTYNGEDKILGGVTYGGYSDSMVVDEAFVLRVSNQANLPGTAPLLCAGITTYSPLRHWNVRKGQKVGVVGLGGLGHMGVKFAKAFGAHVVLFTTSPNKIADGLRLGADEVVVSRNDAEMQKHRGSFNFILDTASGDHNVNAYLDLLKLDGTLTMVGASPNPLPISAFSLLFGRHQLAGSLIGGLRETQEMLDFCAEHGITSDIEMIPIQQINQAYERLLKGDVKYRFVIDLASLK